In the genome of Pseudomonas fluorescens, the window CGATCGTCTTTGACCTGCCGATCCCGTCCGGTGCCGCGATCATCCTCGTGGCCGGTATCGCCTTCGCCCTGGCCGCCCTCGCGCGCGGCGTTGTCCCCAGCCTGAAAGGGAACCTTGGATAAATGATTTTTTCACTGCGCCAACTGACCCTCGCCGTCGCCCTGTGTGGGCTGGTGACAACGACCATGGCCGCCGACAACGGCAAACCGCTGCGTGTGCTGGCCTCTCTGCCGATTACTTATGGGTTGGGTGAAGTGTTGCTCAAGGGCACCGATGTCAGCCTCGAACGTGCGGCCCCGGCCAACCTGCCCGGCAGCCGCCAGACCGCCTACTTCACCGGCCGTGGCGCCCCGGCGCTGGCCAAGCTGGCGAACGATGCCGATGCGGTGATCGGTCTGCGCTCACTGTGGCCGGATGACCCGCTGTACCCGATCTCCCGGCGCAGCAATATCCGCATCGTCGAAGTCGACGCCGCCCGCCCGGTGGACGGCGCCCTGCCCGGCATAGCCGTACAGCCCGACAACAAGGTCGACGGGCTGAACAGTCAGCCGTGGTTCTCCAGCAGTAACATGGGGCGCATGGCCGATGTGATGGCGGCGGACCTGGTGCGCCTGGCTCCCGAGGCCAAGCCGAAAATCGACGCCAACCTGGCAGCGCTCAAGCAGCGTTTGCTCAAGCTCAGTGCCGCCAGCGAGGCGCGGCTGGCCAGCGTGGACAACCT includes:
- a CDS encoding zinc ABC transporter substrate-binding protein; translation: MIFSLRQLTLAVALCGLVTTTMAADNGKPLRVLASLPITYGLGEVLLKGTDVSLERAAPANLPGSRQTAYFTGRGAPALAKLANDADAVIGLRSLWPDDPLYPISRRSNIRIVEVDAARPVDGALPGIAVQPDNKVDGLNSQPWFSSSNMGRMADVMAADLVRLAPEAKPKIDANLAALKQRLLKLSAASEARLASVDNLSVMSLSDHFGYLIGSLNLELIGQDPRADAEWTPEALTQLATTLKDNDVAVVLHHRQPSDALKAVIAGSGSRLVVLSTDAEDPVAELEGNVNLVIKGLSGV